In Candidatus Roseilinea sp., one DNA window encodes the following:
- a CDS encoding glycosyl hydrolase, translating into MTFTDAWSLFLAGLLALGLASLLVNLAFSAWASRRATRITADAPMISVLVPARNEAHNIEACLRSLLAQDYPNYEVIALDDDSTDATGTILDRLAQHDARLRVIHNRQPLPPGVNGKSRACQSLAEQARGDWLLFVDADTVHRADSIRAGVERALGLDVALFSAIPQQTMGSWGERLFTPAGFALIYNFVSPWRIYLERALRPFNAAAIGQYLLVRRDAYFVSGGHDAIRDQILDDVAMGKLIKRRGYRIALSNGDWVRCRMYRGFREMAAGFSKNAFSILHGSLAMSAVFVAACIALFLWPPIELIAGALNGAVNWPAVVAIALTTANFALVNRRIGQPWWIGLLYPLQIVIGVGILLNSIRWRYTGRARWKGRTLTGAALR; encoded by the coding sequence ATGACGTTCACAGACGCATGGTCGCTCTTCCTCGCCGGCCTGCTCGCCCTCGGCCTCGCCAGCTTGCTGGTCAATCTGGCTTTTTCGGCATGGGCATCGCGCCGAGCCACGCGCATCACCGCCGACGCGCCGATGATCTCGGTGCTTGTGCCGGCGCGTAACGAAGCGCACAACATCGAGGCGTGCCTTCGCTCGCTCCTAGCGCAGGACTACCCGAATTACGAGGTGATCGCCCTCGACGACGATTCGACCGACGCGACCGGCACGATCCTCGACCGGCTCGCGCAGCATGACGCGCGGCTGCGCGTCATTCACAATCGTCAGCCTTTGCCGCCGGGCGTGAACGGTAAGAGTCGCGCCTGCCAATCGCTGGCCGAACAAGCACGCGGCGACTGGCTGTTGTTCGTGGATGCCGACACCGTGCACCGCGCCGATTCGATCCGCGCCGGCGTCGAACGCGCCCTGGGTCTGGACGTCGCGCTGTTCTCGGCCATCCCGCAGCAGACGATGGGGAGCTGGGGCGAGCGGCTGTTCACGCCGGCCGGCTTTGCGCTGATCTACAACTTCGTCTCGCCGTGGCGCATCTACCTGGAGCGTGCGTTGCGCCCCTTCAACGCTGCAGCCATCGGCCAGTATCTGCTCGTTCGCCGCGACGCCTACTTTGTCAGCGGCGGCCACGACGCCATCCGCGACCAAATCCTGGACGACGTGGCGATGGGAAAGCTAATCAAGCGACGCGGCTACCGCATCGCGCTGAGCAACGGCGACTGGGTACGTTGCCGCATGTATCGCGGCTTTCGCGAGATGGCGGCGGGCTTCTCGAAGAACGCTTTCTCGATCCTGCATGGCTCGCTGGCCATGAGCGCCGTCTTCGTTGCCGCGTGCATCGCATTGTTCCTGTGGCCGCCGATCGAACTGATCGCCGGTGCACTGAACGGCGCGGTGAACTGGCCGGCAGTAGTCGCCATCGCGCTCACCACGGCCAACTTTGCGCTGGTCAACCGGCGCATCGGCCAGCCATGGTGGATCGGGCTGCTCTACCCGCTCCAGATCGTCATCGGTGTTGGCATCCTGCTCAACTCGATCCGCTGGCGCTATACCGGCCGGGCGCGCTGGAAGGGGCGCACGCTTACCGGCGCGGCGCTCCGCTAG